Proteins from one Thermodesulfobacteriota bacterium genomic window:
- a CDS encoding methyltransferase domain-containing protein — protein sequence MQWPRVGAIKQNNLWRLTPISRIFGLNRGLPIDRYYIEHFLSANASDIRGRVLEVGDRFYTKKYGGDRVTTSDVLHLVEGNPEATIVADLTNADDIAPDSFDCIICTQTLQMIYDIRAALKHLRRILKPGGVLLVTSHGISKIGRREGIDPWGEYWRLTTQSANLLFQECFPSTNIKIEVYGNVLSAIASLHGLAAEELDQNELDYIDPDYEVLIAVRAVK from the coding sequence TTGCAGTGGCCGCGAGTAGGGGCCATAAAGCAGAATAACCTTTGGCGGTTGACACCCATAAGCCGTATATTTGGATTAAATCGAGGCCTGCCCATAGATCGCTATTACATCGAGCACTTTCTATCTGCCAATGCCTCCGACATACGGGGACGGGTGTTAGAGGTGGGAGACCGTTTTTATACAAAAAAATATGGTGGTGATCGGGTTACTACGAGCGATGTACTTCATCTAGTCGAAGGGAACCCAGAGGCTACTATCGTAGCCGATTTAACCAATGCCGACGATATAGCCCCGGATAGTTTTGACTGCATTATCTGCACCCAAACTCTTCAAATGATCTACGATATTCGCGCAGCACTAAAGCACCTTCGGCGCATTCTGAAACCAGGAGGAGTTCTTTTGGTAACATCTCATGGTATTAGTAAGATAGGCAGACGTGAGGGTATTGACCCTTGGGGAGAATACTGGCGCCTGACGACCCAATCGGCAAATCTACTATTTCAAGAATGTTTTCCGAGTACAAATATCAAGATCGAAGTTTATGGAAATGTTCTCTCAGCAATTGCCTCACTACACGGACTAGCTGCAGAGGAGCTAGACCAGAATGAACTC
- the cmoA gene encoding carboxy-S-adenosyl-L-methionine synthase CmoA: MKRDQVFLISSARASDFVFNTEVADVFDDMIVRSVPFYLEQQLMIKEIGKKFWIPNTNVYDLGCSTATTLINLCREIEGPGFFIGYDNSIPMLEQAKYKIKENGLENRIEVRYGDLNADLSNLAIENASVITMCFTLQFIRPLKRDNLIKKIYSSLVEDGVLVVTEKILTNTTHMNRFFIDFYYDFKRRNGYSENEIMRKRESLENVLVPYRIDENLDLFRRNGFEIVETFFQWYNFAGFLCVKKPV; the protein is encoded by the coding sequence ATGAAAAGAGACCAAGTTTTCCTCATAAGTTCTGCACGGGCCAGCGATTTTGTGTTTAACACCGAGGTTGCCGATGTGTTCGATGATATGATCGTCAGAAGTGTACCTTTTTATCTCGAACAACAATTAATGATAAAAGAGATTGGCAAGAAGTTCTGGATTCCAAATACAAATGTTTATGACCTGGGATGCTCAACCGCCACAACCCTTATAAACCTGTGTCGAGAGATAGAGGGACCGGGGTTCTTCATCGGATACGATAACTCCATTCCTATGCTCGAACAGGCAAAGTATAAGATCAAGGAGAACGGCTTGGAGAATAGAATTGAGGTGCGATATGGTGATTTAAATGCAGACCTATCAAATCTAGCCATCGAAAACGCAAGCGTAATCACTATGTGCTTTACTCTTCAATTTATCCGCCCTCTAAAAAGGGACAATTTGATCAAGAAAATCTACAGCTCGCTAGTTGAAGACGGTGTGCTGGTGGTAACGGAGAAAATACTCACAAACACAACGCACATGAATCGGTTCTTCATAGACTTTTACTATGATTTCAAAAGGCGTAATGGCTACTCCGAAAATGAAATCATGCGAAAGCGTGAATCACTGGAAAACGTGCTTGTCCCATACCGCATTGATGAGAATCTTGACCTTTTTCGGCGAAACGGTTTTGAGATCGTAGAGACCTTCTTTCAATGGTACAACTTTGCCGGTTTCCTCTGCGTGAAGAAACCAGTATAG